One Fibrobacter sp. UWR4 DNA window includes the following coding sequences:
- a CDS encoding ABC transporter substrate-binding protein, with product MIGLKSIAKTALALTATGALLSGCGDASSEGGLAGGALPRQETLYLSGQQTSAPGSFNPLAESWAASWPVGGRFNLMYEPLITYNSLNGQIEDLLGHLVEELSNNDSIVVDLNPAAKWSDGKPVTSTDVTFMFLRGSLNTAEQISAIHVDTLKNGPEGQVTERLSFMVNKQARNNPLTVRDMLQATRIAPSHVFEPMIKEKGLDEVKKMPMDQSPIVSGPYGLQSANESKIILVRRDDYWGNAALHNGQLPAPKYIVHPIYKNNEHNTIAMREGNLDASQSFIPRINRKASAGVHTWWNEPPYFRPGAMPMLVINTTKEPLNDKRFRRALAAAIDYNALRQFAVSNYTSTLKAGLIMPTDLEGKYIVDEDLPKYGVDLEIADDAKRLETVKQMLSEAGFKSVFNADGSLDHMENNKGERLPTLSITSPAGWTDWEAMVTIAVDGMRKAGIDIREGFVDGGAYWPAMGLGNFDLVMHKPVADVTPSLPWSRFNEIMSSRDWQPLGGWAGVNIGRYNKPGSPEYRPEVDQLLSAIPLMTDSTEIAKAYRELNKIFMEDQPSIPLVYLPEQFYEFSDRVWTNWPTAENPYAPAQLPWVASGTKILWNLKLAK from the coding sequence ATGATTGGATTGAAATCGATTGCCAAGACGGCGCTTGCGCTTACGGCAACTGGTGCGCTCCTTTCCGGTTGCGGCGACGCATCTTCGGAAGGCGGACTGGCTGGCGGCGCTCTGCCCCGTCAGGAAACACTTTACCTGTCTGGTCAGCAGACTTCTGCTCCGGGTTCCTTCAACCCCCTGGCTGAAAGCTGGGCAGCATCCTGGCCGGTAGGTGGCCGCTTCAACCTGATGTACGAACCGCTGATTACGTACAACTCCCTGAATGGTCAGATTGAAGACCTTCTGGGCCATCTGGTTGAAGAACTCTCCAATAACGACAGCATCGTTGTTGACTTGAACCCCGCCGCAAAGTGGAGCGATGGCAAGCCGGTGACCTCTACCGACGTGACCTTCATGTTCCTCCGTGGTTCCCTGAACACTGCTGAACAGATTTCCGCTATTCACGTAGACACCCTGAAGAATGGACCGGAAGGTCAGGTTACCGAACGTCTCTCCTTCATGGTGAACAAGCAGGCTCGTAACAACCCGCTTACCGTTCGTGACATGCTCCAGGCTACCCGTATCGCACCGTCTCACGTTTTCGAACCTATGATCAAGGAAAAGGGTCTGGACGAAGTGAAGAAGATGCCCATGGACCAGAGCCCCATCGTTTCCGGTCCGTATGGTCTGCAGTCTGCTAACGAATCCAAGATTATCCTGGTTCGTCGTGACGACTACTGGGGCAACGCTGCCCTTCACAATGGCCAGCTGCCTGCTCCGAAGTACATCGTTCACCCGATTTACAAGAACAACGAACATAACACCATTGCAATGCGTGAAGGCAACCTGGATGCTTCCCAGAGCTTCATCCCGCGTATCAATCGTAAGGCTTCCGCAGGCGTCCACACCTGGTGGAACGAACCGCCTTACTTCCGTCCGGGTGCAATGCCCATGCTCGTGATCAACACCACTAAGGAACCTCTGAATGACAAGCGTTTCCGTCGTGCACTTGCTGCAGCTATCGACTACAACGCTCTCCGCCAGTTCGCTGTGTCCAACTATACTTCCACCCTGAAGGCTGGCCTCATCATGCCCACCGACCTGGAAGGCAAGTACATTGTTGACGAAGACCTGCCGAAGTACGGCGTGGATCTGGAAATCGCAGACGACGCTAAGCGTCTTGAAACTGTGAAGCAGATGCTCTCCGAAGCTGGCTTCAAGTCCGTATTCAATGCCGATGGTTCTCTGGACCACATGGAAAACAACAAGGGCGAACGCCTGCCGACTCTGTCCATTACTTCCCCTGCTGGTTGGACCGACTGGGAAGCTATGGTCACCATCGCTGTCGATGGTATGCGTAAGGCCGGTATCGATATTCGCGAAGGCTTCGTAGATGGCGGTGCTTACTGGCCGGCTATGGGTCTTGGCAACTTCGACCTGGTGATGCACAAGCCGGTGGCTGATGTTACTCCGTCTCTGCCCTGGAGCCGCTTCAACGAAATCATGTCTTCTCGTGACTGGCAGCCGCTTGGTGGCTGGGCAGGCGTGAACATCGGCCGTTACAACAAGCCGGGTTCTCCTGAATACCGTCCGGAAGTGGACCAGCTTTTGTCTGCAATTCCTCTGATGACTGACTCCACCGAAATCGCAAAGGCTTACCGCGAACTGAATAAGATCTTTATGGAAGATCAGCCGTCCATTCCGCTGGTTTACCTGCCGGAACAGTTCTACGAATTCAGCGACCGTGTATGGACCAACTGGCCCACCGCTGAAAATCCGTATGCTCCCGCCCAGCTCCCCTGGGTTGCATCCGGTACCAAGATTCTCTGGAACTTGAAGCTTGCAAAATAA
- the eno gene encoding phosphopyruvate hydratase, with amino-acid sequence MASKIKSVVARQILDSRGNPSLEVDVTLENGVTGHAAVPSGASTGEREACELRDGDKKTYLGKGTLTAVKNVNTKIAKKIIGMDPSKQVEVDDAMIALDGDRMLKNKLGANAILGVSMAVCVAAAKDAKMPLYKYIAKISGTKEADMTLPCPMCNVINGGAHSSAPIDFQEFMIAPVGAKTFSKGLQMVTEIFHALKAVLKKGGFDTTVGDEGGFAPGVSIKPAKNKFGYEITGVMTLEKALDALKTATTNAGYKFGTDIKIALDVASSEFCDKNTKAGKPETYTFKKSTKKTLKSADMVKLYEKLIDKYSIFSIEDGLDEADWAGWKVMTDKLGSKLNLVGDDLFVTNPTIFNQGIEAGIANAILIKVNQVGSVSETIAAIKRAQEVGYAPIVSHRSGETEDTFIADLAVGTAAGQIKTGSLSRTDRVCKYNRLLRIEEELGKAAKYAGDPRKAVKAAKPAAKKACAKKACKAK; translated from the coding sequence ATGGCTTCTAAAATTAAGTCCGTTGTTGCCCGCCAGATTCTCGACTCTCGCGGCAATCCCTCCCTCGAAGTTGATGTTACCCTCGAAAACGGTGTGACCGGTCACGCTGCAGTTCCGAGCGGTGCTTCCACCGGTGAACGCGAAGCTTGCGAACTCCGCGACGGTGACAAGAAGACCTACCTCGGCAAGGGCACCCTTACCGCTGTTAAGAATGTCAACACCAAGATCGCTAAGAAGATCATCGGTATGGATCCTTCCAAGCAGGTTGAAGTTGATGACGCTATGATCGCTCTCGATGGCGACCGTATGCTCAAGAACAAGCTGGGTGCAAACGCTATCCTCGGCGTTTCCATGGCTGTTTGCGTTGCTGCTGCTAAGGACGCTAAGATGCCTCTTTACAAGTACATCGCTAAGATCTCCGGCACTAAGGAAGCTGACATGACCCTTCCTTGCCCGATGTGCAACGTGATCAACGGTGGTGCTCACTCTTCCGCTCCGATCGACTTCCAGGAATTCATGATCGCTCCGGTTGGCGCTAAGACTTTCTCCAAGGGTCTCCAGATGGTGACCGAAATCTTCCACGCTCTTAAGGCTGTCCTTAAGAAGGGTGGCTTCGACACCACCGTTGGTGACGAAGGTGGCTTCGCTCCTGGCGTAAGCATCAAGCCGGCTAAGAACAAGTTCGGTTACGAAATCACTGGCGTGATGACCCTCGAAAAGGCTCTCGACGCTCTGAAGACTGCAACCACCAATGCTGGTTACAAGTTCGGCACCGACATCAAGATCGCTCTTGACGTTGCTTCTTCTGAATTCTGCGACAAGAACACCAAGGCTGGCAAGCCGGAAACCTACACCTTCAAGAAGTCCACCAAGAAGACCCTCAAGTCTGCTGACATGGTGAAGCTCTATGAAAAGCTCATCGACAAGTATTCCATCTTCTCCATCGAAGACGGTCTGGATGAAGCTGACTGGGCAGGTTGGAAGGTTATGACCGACAAGCTCGGTTCCAAGCTCAACCTCGTGGGTGACGACCTGTTCGTTACCAACCCGACCATCTTCAACCAGGGTATCGAAGCTGGCATTGCCAACGCTATCCTTATCAAGGTGAACCAGGTTGGTTCCGTTTCTGAAACCATCGCTGCTATCAAGCGTGCTCAGGAAGTTGGTTATGCTCCGATCGTTTCTCACCGTTCCGGCGAAACCGAAGACACCTTCATTGCTGACCTCGCTGTTGGTACCGCTGCTGGCCAGATCAAGACCGGTTCTCTCTCTCGTACCGACCGCGTCTGCAAGTACAACCGCCTCCTCCGCATCGAAGAAGAACTTGGCAAGGCTGCAAAGTACGCTGGCGATCCTCGCAAGGCTGTCAAGGCTGCAAAGCCGGCTGCTAAGAAGGCTTGCGCCAAGAAGGCTTGCAAGGCTAAGTAA